One Natronomonas moolapensis 8.8.11 genomic region harbors:
- a CDS encoding UPF0175 family protein, with product MARITGSYPDDLDLLIEGAVEAGVFGGKSDALREFVREYFEDHENERIAAAVALYERERITLGDAARLADVDRWTMRDLLREHGVEPRLGLVDEDDEAYEIEAASGLEFEDEESPAK from the coding sequence ATGGCTCGAATCACTGGCTCCTATCCGGATGACCTCGATCTACTCATCGAGGGCGCTGTCGAGGCTGGCGTGTTCGGAGGCAAGAGCGATGCGTTGCGCGAGTTCGTCCGCGAATACTTCGAGGACCACGAGAACGAGCGCATTGCGGCTGCGGTTGCGCTCTACGAACGCGAACGAATCACACTCGGTGATGCTGCGCGACTTGCCGATGTCGATCGCTGGACGATGCGTGATCTCCTCCGTGAGCACGGCGTCGAACCCCGCCTCGGACTCGTTGACGAAGACGACGAGGCCTACGAAATAGAGGCAGCGAGCGGGCTCGAATTTGAGGATGAGGAGTCGCCTGCGAAATGA